Proteins found in one Drosophila innubila isolate TH190305 chromosome X, UK_Dinn_1.0, whole genome shotgun sequence genomic segment:
- the LOC117794300 gene encoding kinesin-like protein Nod isoform X5, whose amino-acid sequence MDSDKNSVLIAVREAPMRKSLMEGNNLKGKNIINYSEECSNTLIVDGNVYSFDYAFNSSVTQSEIYDAIVHPLVLKVLSGYDCTALAYGQTGTGKSYSMGMTAEPMTEDHLGVVPRCLNDILKQLSELKQQKENDTPPTLVSASFIEIYNEKAYDLLALNADQPIASRSQRRFSSSVYMPLRNQMDLQQILKLGIKNRHVRPTSMNGNSSRSHAIVTIHVIKGNSHARLNIVDLAGSEGVRRTGNEGLARAEGVCINKGLLCINKVLLSMSAGYSMIPYRDSILTTVLQAFKS is encoded by the exons ATGGATTCTGATAAAAACTCCGTACTCATAGCGGTGCGTGAGGCTCCCATGCGTAAATCATTAATGGAGGGAAACAACCTAAAGgggaaaaatataattaattattcagAGGAGTGTTCCAAT ACACTGATTGTCGATGGGAACGTGTACAGCTTTGATTATGCCTTCAACTCTAGCGTAACACAGTCGGAGATCTACGATGCTATTGTTCATCCGCTGGTGCTTAAGGTATTGTCTGGTTATGATTGCACGGCATTGGCCTACGGACAAACGGGCACTGGCAAGAGCTACTCAATGGGCATGACCGCAGAA CCAATGACAGAGGATCATTTGGGTGTAGTTCCACGTTGCCTCAATGATATATTGAAGCAATTATCGGAACTCAAGCAGCAAAAAGAGAACGATACTCCTCCCACATTGGTGTCGGCTTCATTCATAGAGATATACAATGAAAAGGCTTACGATCTTCTCGCGCTTAATGCGGATCAACCTATAGCATCTCGAAGCCAGCGGCGATTTTCTAGCAGTGTCTATATGCCCCTGAGGAACCAAATGGATTTGCAACAGATACTCAAGTTGGGCATAAAAAATCGACATGTACGACCCACCAGCATGAACGGGAACAGCTCCCGCTCCCATGCCATTGTAACCATACACGTGATCAAGGGAAATAGTCATGCCCGCCTCAACATTGTCGATTTGGCTGGCTCAGAAGGTGTTCGTCGTACTGGTAACGAAGGCTTAGCCCGTGCCGAGGGCGTCTGCATTAATAAGGGACTGTTGTGCATAAATAAGGTGCTGCTGTCAATGTCCGCTGGCTACTCGATGATACCCTATCGAGACAGTATCCTTACAACTGTACTTCAAG